TTCTGCATCCTGAGTTGCGCGCGTATGCCGTTATTCCACTGCTGATCAATACGCTGATTTTTGGTGGCTTGTTTTGGTGGAGCCTGAATTTAATCGGCGATTTGATCAGCAGTGCTATCAATGCACTGCCAGAATGGTTGGATTGGCTGAGCTGGATTATGTGGCCGCTGGCGGTGATGTTGGTGTTGATTGTCGCGATGTACACTTTCAGCACGATTGCCAACTTATTGGCGGCGCCGTTTAACGGTTTGCTGGCAGAAAAAGCGGAAGCGCTGTTTACAGGCGTTTCACCCAACAGCAAGGAAACGGTGTGGGGTGCTTGCAAGCAACTGCCGCGCATTTTTATGAAGGAATTACACAAGCTCGGCTTTCAGGTGAAATGGTTAATTGCCTTGCTGATTCTTTCACTCATTCCAGGCCTGAATATCATCGCGCCGTTGTGCTGGTTTATTTTTTCTGCTTGGGCGACAGCCTTGGAATACTGTGATTACCCGATGGACAATCACGCCTACAGTTTTTCACAGGTGCGAGAAGCGGCAGGTACGCAGCGCTGGTCCTGTTTTAGTTTCGGTGCGCTCGTGATGTTGGGCAATATGGTGCCACTGCTCAATTTATTCATGATGCCAGCCGCTGTTTGTGGCGCGACCTTGTTGTGGGTTGAGCGTCTAAAAGACGAATAATCTGTTATTTTAATCTCCTTTTTGGAATGCCCATGCTTTATTCCTTGCTGCGCCCATTGTTGTTTGCGTTAGATGCGGAAAAAGCGCACCACCTCACGCTGGAAAGTTTGCGCATTGCTCAAGCTTGCGGTGTACTGGGTCTTTATGCTGGGCAGCCGGTGGCGGATCCCGCGCAAGTGTTTGGCATCACCTTTCCCAACTGCGTGGGTTTGGCGGCCGGCTTGGATAAAAATGCTGATTACATCGACGCACTGGGCGCTCTCGGTTTTGGTTTTGTAGAAGTGGGCACCGTCACGCCGCGTCCGCAGGTGGGCAATCCTCAGCCGCGTTTGTTTCGTGCCGTGGCACAGCGCGGCATCGTCAACCGTATGGGTTTTAATAATCAAGGCGTGGAGTATTTGCTGAAAAATATTCAACGCCGCACTTACCGAGGTGTGCTCGGTGTGAATATCGGAAAAAATGCGACCACGCCGGTAGAAAGTGCACTCGATGATTATCTGGCTTGTCTCAATACTGTTTATGCAGACTGCGATTACATCACTGTGAATTTGTCTTCACCCAACACACCAGGGTTGCGTGATTTGCAATTTGGTGAACCGTTAAAGCGTTTGTTGGAAGGTTTGAAAAATCGTCAGCAACAACTGAGCACTGAATTTGGCAAATACAAACCGCTGTTGGTAAAAATTGCTCCCGATCTTGCCGATGCAGATATTGATGACATCGCGCAGACTTTTTTGCAAATGCAGATAGACGGCGTGATCGCTACCAACACCACGATAGAAAAATCGGCACTGCGCGGCACGGCTTTGGCAGAGGAAGCGGGTGGCTTGAGTGGCGCGCCGGTGTATCAAAAATCTACCGCTGTTTTGCGTCAGTTATCGCAAATACTGGACGGAAAAATTCCTTTGATTGGCGTCGGCGGCATTGAAAATGGCGCGCAGGCGAAAGAAAAACTATCAGCCGGTGCAGCGCTAGTGCAGTTGTATTCCGGCTTGATTTATCGTGGACCTGAGTTGGTGCGTGAGTGTGCAACAGCCGTGGTAGGTAGATAATGAAGGGCGTCATGAGGCGCGACATATCCATAGTTCAAGGAGGAACTGGATCATGAGCAACATCAAGTTATTTCAAAGTCAGGAAATCCGTAGCCATTGGGATGCCGATAAAGAGCAATGGTATTTCAGCGTGATTGATATTATTCAGGCGCTTACTGGCAACGAGCGCCCGCGCAAATACTGGAGTGACCTGAAAAACAAGCTGAAAAAAGAAGGTAGTGAAGTGTCCGATAAAATCGGACAGTTGAAAATGCTAGCCCCAGACGGAAAATCACGCCTCACTGATGTGGCTGACACCGAAGTCCTGTTGCGACTGATCCAGTCCATTCCTTCCCCGCGGGCTGAACCGTTCAAGCTCTGGTTGGCGCAGGTAGGTTATGAGCGCTTGGAAGAAAATGAAGATCCAGAGCTGACCATAGACCGAGCGCTGGAAACTTATCTCGCCAAGGGCTATTCCCGTGAGTGGATCAACCAGCGCCTGCAAAGCATTGAAGTGCGCAAGGAGTTAACGGATGAATGGGAAAAACGCGGCGTAAAAAAAGGACAAGAGTTTGCCATGCTCACAGATGAAATTATCCGCGCATGGAGTGGAATGACAACAAAAGAATACAAACAATTCAAAAGCCTAAAAAAAGAAAGTTTGCGCGATAACATGACCAATCTTGAATTGGTTCTCAATATGTTGGCAGAAGCAACAACATCAGAAATTTCAAAACAGAAATTGCCAGAGAATCTTGATGAAAGTAAAACGGTAGCGCGTCAGGGCGGCTCGGTGGCTGGTAATGCACGCAAGGATATTGAAGCAAGAACCGGAAAAAAGGTCATTACCAGCAAGAACGCTAAGCAACTGGGCAGAATGAAAAATTTAGGGTCGCCAAATAAATGACAAAACTCACCATGAAACCACTGCACTTTATCGCTACTTGCGCGCGTGCGCAGGAGCCACTGCTAGCACAGGAATTAGAAGCGCTGTTTGCACAAGATGTGGTGGCAGGTGATCGCATCGTCAGTTTTTCTGCCAGCCCAGAAGTGATTTATCGCGTACTGCTTGGCACGCGCATTGCTAATCGCGTGTTGTGGCCGGTGTGCACCGTACCAGCGAATGATGGCGATGAAATGTATCAGGCGCTACGCGAATACGATTGGGCAACATTGCTCAAACCGCACAATACATTTTGCATAGATTTTATTGGTGAATCCGAAACTATTCGCAACAGCATGTTCGGCGCCATGCGCGTAAAAGACGCGTTGGTAGATAGCGTGCGCGTTGGCGATGCGCGCCCCAGTGTGGTGAAAGATGCGCCCGATATTCGTTTCAACACCGTTTTACTTTCCAATGAAAAACAAACGGACCGCGTGCAAGTAGCGGTAGATTTAGGCAATGGCAGTTTGCATAAACGCGGTTACCGTCAGCAGGCAGGTGAGGCGCCGCTGAAAGAAACGGTGGCTGCCGGCATGTTGCTGCGCGCGGGTTGGCCAGCGATAGCGCAAGCGGGCGGTGCGCTGTTTGACCCTATGTGTGGCAGCGGTACTTTGTTGATTGAGGCGGCTCTAATGGCGGCCAATATTGCGCCGGGTGTGTATCGCGAGCAGTGGGGCGTTCAACACTGTCCGTGGCACGATGAAGTTTTGTGGAAAAAAATACAGGCTGATGCCAAAAGTCGTCTGCTTAATGTGGGCGCGATTAGCATGCCAAAAATTACCGGCAGCGATATGTTGGTGCAGGTAGTAAAAAAGGCGCGTGAAAATATTGAACGCGCAGGTTTATCGGAATGTATTAGCGTAGACGCAGAGCATTTGGCAGATAGCATGCCACCGCGCGCCAAAACAGGTTTGCTGATTTGCAATCCACCTTACGGTGAGCGTTTGGGTGATGCGGCAGAATTGCCAGCGTTGTACGCCATGCTCGGTGAAAAAATGAGCGCGCTGCACGGCTGGCAAGCGGCAGTACTCACCAGTGAAAAGTCATTGGCGCAGGCAATAGGTTTGCGCAGCCATCGCTCTTACCGTTTTGATAATGGCGCGCTTGCGTGTCGTCTGTATTTGTTTGAATTGAGCGACAGAAACCGTTTCAAGGCGTTTGATGCCTCCGCGCAACACAGCGCCCAAGAAGCGGTGAGTGAGGTAGAGCAGCTTTCAGATGCTGCGCGTATGCTGTGCAATCGCCTGCAAAAAAATGCACAAAAACTGCGACCTTGGTTAAAACAATCGGGTGTGACTTGTTATCGCTTGTACGATGCGGATATGCCGGAATATGCTTTTGCGATAGATGTTTATACACATGCAGAAACAGGTGAATTGCATGTGCATTTGCAAGAGTACGCGCCACCTAAAACCGTGGACGAGTCTGCGGCGGCGCGCAGGCGAGAAGAAACGCGGCTGGCGGTTTCGGCGGCGTTAAAAATTCCCTTGTCGCGTGTGTATGGCAAAAACCGTGAGCGCCAGCGCGGAGAGAAAAAGCAGTACAGCAAACAGGAAGTGGTGGCGGACACGCGTTTCCCCGTACAGGAGAATGGGCATATTTTCCAAATCAACATGCAAAGCTATCTCGACACGGGCTTGTTTCTGGACACGCGCCCTGTGCGGCAATTAGTGGCTGAAAAAGCCAAAGGCAAAGATTTTTTGAATTTGTTTTCTTACACGGCCAGTGCCACGGTGTATGCGGCAAAAGGCGGTGCGCGCAGTTCCTTGTCAATCGATATGTCGGCCACTTACACCGATTGGGCGCGCCATCACTTTGCTAGCAATGACATCAACACTCGCAAGCACCAGTTATTAACAGCAGATTGTTTGCAGTGGTTGGAAGAAGCGGATGAGCAGTTCGATTTTATTTATCTGGATCCACCCACCTTTTCCAATTCCAAGCGCATGCACAACACCTTGGATGTGCAGCGCGATCAAGTGCAATTGATTGGTTACGCTTTGGATTTGCTGTCGGAGAATGGCGAGTTGATTTTTGTTACCAACCACCAGCGCTTCAAGTTGGAGGAGGCGATATTCATTGATCACGGCTGGAGGCCAGAAAATATTACCGCGCAAACGCTGGATGTGGATTTTCAGCGCAGCAAAAAAATTCACCAGTGTTGGTTATTCCGTCGCGCGTGAATGGTGTTTGTCTAGTAGATGGAGTGCATCGTGAATGACGGCAACGGTTGCGCCTTTTTTATGCGCGTTCTCGCTGATGTGACGGCGAAACTGCCGTGAGCCAGCAACATTGTGCCACAAACCTAATAAATGCCGTGTGAGCATGCTGAGTGACACACCTTGCGCGTGTTGTTCTGCACAGTAAGCAGCGTACTGTTGTGTGATACGAATGCGATTGGCAATTTCATGTTGATCATCGAATAACACAGCATCGGCTTCGGCTAAAAAATAAGTGTTGTGCCACGCCGCACGCCCCATCATTGCGCTATCAACATACTGCAAATGATTTTTTGCTTCTGCTAGCGTGGCAATGCCGCCGTTAATTGCAATCGTTAATTCGGGTCGCAGTTCTTTTAAGCGATACACCCAATCGTATTTCAGCGGTGGGATTTCACGGTTTTCTTTGGGACTTAAACCATGAAGCCAAGCGTTGCGCGCGTGTACAATGACGGTGTTGCAAGGACTGTCGGTTGCTGTATCAATAAAGTATAAAAAATCGTCAAAGCTATCTTGTTGATCAATGCCGGTTCTGCATTTGAGCGTAACGGGTACGCTGCCGTCATCTGCCATAGCGCGCAGACAGTCGCGCACTAATATCGGTGTGCTCATTAAACAAGCGCCAAATGCGCCACTTTGCACGCGGTCACTGGGGCAGCCGCAATTCAGATTTAATTCATCGTATTGGTATTGCGCAGCAATGACGCTGCTGTCGCGCAGTTGTGCAGGATCAGCGCCGCCGAGTTGTAGGGCAACAGGGTGTTCAACATTATGGAATGCCAGTAAGTGATCGGTCTTGCCATGCAAGATGGCATGGGTGGTGATCATTTCTGTATAGAGCAGCGTATGTTTAGTGAGTAAGCGCGCCAGATAGCGAAAGTGTTTATCTGTCACATCAATCATTGGAGCAACAGACAATTTTCTTATTGCTGAATTTTTCTTTGGCATGAGAGAAGTTGATTAGCGTTTTCTTATTCGATCTAACTGGCGTTTATTCCAAGTGCGTATCACATGCCAACGCCAGAAAAGTTGCACGGCAAAATATCCAGATATGCCAAATGCTGTGCCGATAATGAAAGAGCCCAGTAGAAGTGGTCGCCATGTATCTTTGATGATACGGAATAAGTTGGTTGCTTCACTGAGCAAGCTGTCATGGCTCCAATCGAAAGAGAGCAAAGCATTGAGATCAAAATTGACAGTATTGGGAATAAAGAAAGAACCAATTTTTAAGGCAGCATAAAGAATGGGTGGAGAAGTTAAAGGGTTGGAAACCCAAACCAAGCCCACGGAGATAGGTAAATTGCCGCGCAGCCAGATGGCAATAATGGCAGCAATTAGCATTTGAAAAGGAAAAAGGATGAAAGCAAAACCAGCAAATAGACCCGCAAAAAATGCGCGTGCAACACTATTGCGGTTTAAGTGCCATAAATTGGGGTCATGGATGCGGTTACCCAATACAGCCAGTTTCCCACTAGACAGCAGTTTTTGCCCCTCGGTGGTGAACCGTTTGAATATTTTTTTTGCCATACCGAATCTAGTCAGAGTACTTCAGTTGTTTCCTCATTATCCCACAACCGTCGCTAGAACAATGCACTAAGCAGCAGTTGGGTGGCGGGATGCTGAGGATTTTCAAAAATCTGCTGTGTGTTGCCGGCCTCCACAATACGGCCTTGCTGCATCACCAGTACGCGATCTGCTATGCGTTGCACCAAATGGAGATCGTGGGTGATAAACAGCAGCGATAGCTGCATATCGCGTTTAAGTTGCAGCAGCAGGGCGATGATTTGTGCCTGCGTGGATACATCCAAGGCTGAGACGGCCTCATCGCAGACGATCAATTTAGGATTGAGGGCGATGGCACGAGCGATACCGATCCGCTGTCGTTGACCACCGGAAAACTCATGGGGAAAGCGGTGCAAGCTGTCAGCTGGCAGCTCCACGCGTTGAAGCAATGTTTGTACCGTTGCGGTGCGGGTCTGCGGGTTGCCGATGCTGTGAATTTCAAGCGGTTCCAGCAGGATGCGTTCAACCGTGTGTCTGGGGTTTAAAGAGTCATTGGTGTCTTGAAAAATAACTTGGCATTGCTGGCGAAAAGCGGTGATTTGCTGGCGATTATTTCTGTCGAGTATTTGTTGTTGAAAAATAATTTCGCCAGAGTCCGCTGGATCTAAAACCAACAGGGCGCGCCCCAGCGTGCTTTTTCCACAGCCGGATTCTCCTACCAATGCCAGTATTTCTTGTTCGTGGATAGAGAAGCTGATGTCATGTAGCACTGGAGTAGCGGGTTTTCGTCGTGTTAACAGTGCTTGCGGTGGCGTAAAGGCTTTGCTGATATTTCTGGCTTCTAACAACACGGTTTTTTGGTTGTTTTTTGTTTCTGAATGAGCCGTTGGCTGCAGTGCAGCAATCAGACTTTGCGTATACGGATGTTGTGGTGATGAAAAAATTGTTTCAGTAGAGGCGATTTCACAGAGCGAACCGTTTTGTAAGACAGCAACGCGTTGGCACCAGTGTTTTACTAAAGCCAAATCGTGTGTGATAAATAACACCGCCATTTGTCGTTGTTGTTGCAGATTTTGTAGTAAAGCCAGAAGTTGGTGTTGCGTGCTGGCATCTAGCGCCGTGCTGGGTTCATCGGCAATCAGTAAGTCGGGTTTTCCTGCTAAAGCCATCGCAATCATAATGCGTTGGCATTGGCCGCCTGAAAGCTGGTGGGGGAAACTTCTTAAACGCAGTTCTGGTTGATCGACTTTTACTTCTTGTAATAGTTGCAATGATTGTTCGCGTATATCGTTTGCGTGCAAAGTGGGTTCATGCAGTTGAAACACTTCTGCCAACTGCTCGCCAATGGTTTGCACGGGATTGAGTGCGGTGATTGGCTCCTGAAAAATCATTGCCACGCGTTTGCCGCGTAAGCTGTGCAATAAATGCAAGTTGTTGTCGATGCGTTCGCCATCAAACAGAATTTTTCCTCGACACATTTTTAGCGCAGGTTTAGGTAACAAGCCCATGATGCTTTGTGCGCAGAGACTTTTGCCTGAGCCGGATTCTCCCACCAAAGCCAGTGTTTCACCTGTTTGAATGGTGAAGGAAACATTGCGTAGCACCGTGCGTTCGCCATCATCGCTGTGAGCCGCAATACTTAGATTTTCAATGGCGAGCAAGGGGATACTCATATCAATGCCGCCATGTGCTGTCGGTAATCGTGACAGGCGTAGAGAGTGGTTTATCCTCGCGTTGTAGCTGGCGAATGCGGTTTTTAGTGGGTAGGTCTATCCAAAATAGCCCAGTTCCCATGGCATCTACGGCGCTGTCGCTGCTGCGCGTAGCGTGGCTAGCTGGCAATTTTATCCATGCCCAATAGGCTTCGCGGAAGTAGGGCACTTTGAAAGTAGGAATCATTGCTGCCGTATCAAAAACCTGTTGTTCAATTTGATGTGCTAATACCGTGCGTTTGTTGCGATCCAATTCTTCGCGGTAGGCATCAATCAGTTTGTCCATCACGGGATCTGCGAAGTTGGTGATGTTGTTGGGCTGCGCTTTGAAAGCGTTATCGGAATGATAAAACTGGCGGTATTCTGGGGATAAACCGCCACCGCTCCAGCCCAGCGAGGCGATTTGATGATTTTTTTCCAAGACTTGTTTGAAAAAAGCGGAGCTGTCCAACAGTTGTAACTGCAAATCAATGCCGGCTTTTCTGGCTTCTTCTTGCAAAATTACTAGGCGATCGGTGTGCAGTGGATTACCGTAACTGAGCGTAAGAGACAGTCGATTTCTATCTTTTAAGCGAATGCCATCTTTGTCTAATGATTTCCAACCGGCGGTTTCCAGCAAAACAATAGCGCGAGGAATATCAAAGCCGCGAGGTTTGATATTTTTGTTGTCGTAATCGCCATAGCCGACATTGTGCGTTTCCATGCGTTGATAATCACCGTGCAAAACGGTGTTGATGACTTTGTCGAAATCCATGGCGTAGGCAATGGCTTCGCGCACTCGAATATCATCGAGTGGTGGTTTGGCCATGTTGAGCCACAAGCCCTGCGCGGGCTGTACTACATCGTTGTAATACCACAGTTTTTGTACATAGCCTTTATCAAAAATATCGCCTTTCGCTTTGTTGTGCCAAAAGTCAGGTAGTGTGAGTGCGAAGCTGTCCAGCTCGCCTTTTTGAAAATACTGCCAAGCAATGTTGGGGTCGCGAATGACTTTGACGATGATGTGATCAGGATTGAAGCGGTGTTTGTAGTAGCGTTTATTGTTCGCCCACCAGTCGTTGATGCGATCAAAGCGCACAAATTTTCCTTTGCGCACTTCGCCAATTTTATAGGCAGCAGTTCCCGGTTCTGGCAGCCAGTTGTAGTGACGCACCCAATTTTTATCCAGTGTATGAAAGTGGCGCGGCACGGGATTGACATTGACTTGTTCGAGTAATTCATCGTCTGGTTTCGCAACACCAGACACCATAGCAATGGTGTAGGTATCAAATTTGATGACATTGGTAATTTGGGTGGTGAAGTATTCGTTTTGAAACGGTGCGACGATAAATTTCGAACGCATAAATTCCAGCAAATATACGAAATCGTCGGCAGTGACCGGTTTGCCGTCAGACCAACGCGCGTCGGGATCCAATTTGAAATACATTGTTTTGTGATCGCTGCCAAACGCCCAGTGTGTGGCGAGTGCAGGAATTGGGCGGCGGGTATCAGGGTGTATGTCCACCAAATTCATGTTTAGCGCACGCGTGTAACCAGCAAAACTGCCATTGGAATCGGGGCCAACGACACGCAGTGTGAGTGGAAAACTCAACATGGATTCACGCAGTGTGCCGCCGCGTTGTGCAGCGGGGTCGGCAAACTCTGGGTCGCTGTCATTGGTTTGCCACACCAAATCATTGGGCAATGCTGTGGTGGATGCTGGATAAGGTGTAAGTGTTCGTTCAATAGCTGTTGCGCTAGATACTTCTTTCTTATCGCAGCCAATAAGAAATAAACAGATACACAGTGGCAATAGCAAAAAACGGCGCAACATTATTCGTACACCGTGTGTTGTTTGGGGTCGAAGGCTTCACGCAAGGCTTCACCTATCCAAGTCACCATAATCAACACCGCCACCATGGCGATAGTGACAGAGCCAACGATCCATTCGCTGTCTAGTCGCGACATGCCTTCGCGCAATAACACGCCCCAACTGGGTGTGGGCGGCGGTAAGCCGAAGCCGAGATAATCCAACGCAGTTAAGGCCGTGATGCCGCCTGTAATCGAAAACGGAGCAAAAGTAATTAACAGTGCGCGTGTGTTGGGCAATAAATGTTGCGTGATGATGCGCCAATCCGATGCGCCCAGTGCGCGCGCTGCCAATACATAATTGCGTGCTTTTTCTTTGTAACTGCTGGTACGCATATACCAAGTGATAGCAGTCCAATCAAAAAACGCCATGATCAACAGCAGCGTCCAAAAACCGGGCAGTATCAATGAGGCGAGAATCATAATCACATACAGCGTGGGAATAGACGACCAAATTTCGATCACGCGCTGCATGATCAAATCAAACTTGCCGCCATAAAAACCCATCGCAATACCGATGATGGTGCCAACGGTGTAATTGCACAGCAACAACAAAATGCTAAAAGCGATGGAAAAACGAAAGCCGTACAGCAAACGCGCGGCGATATCGCGACCAGCGCCATCGGTTCCCAAAAAATGTTGATAACTGAGTGATGGCGGTAGCGGTGGGTATAAACCCTCAACGGCGTGAGACTCCAGCGGGTTCCAAGGAATTATCGGCATTAACACCCAGTTGTCCGTGTCTGCTGTTTTGCGAAATTGTTGTTGTAAATCGCGGTAGTTGGTTTCGTGTGGGTAATCCAAGCCAAAGCTTGTGCCAGGTAAAAAAGCGCCGTAGGTCGGGAAAAAGTAGTGGCCTTGGTAATGCACAATCAAGGCGCGGTTGTTTGCGATCAATTCAGCAACACAGCTCAAAGCGATTAACACAACTAACAACAGCGCAGACCAGTAGCCGCGTTTCTGCGTGCGAAAACGCTGCCATTGTTTTTTGGTTTGTGGGTGCAGTGTGAACACGCTTATTCAAACCTCACGCGCGGGTCAATGGCTGCAACGCAGAGATCAGAGAGGATATTGCCGATCAAAAATAGTACGGAAGATATAACCAACAATCCCATTACCACGGGGTAGTCGCGCTCCACTAAAGATTCATAGCCGAGCAAACCCATGCCGTCGATATTGAAGATGGTTTCTACTAAAAAAGAGCCAGACAAAATAATTGAGATGCCGTGGCCGAATGATGTGGCGAGTGGAATTAAGCTATTACGCAGTGCATGACGAAACACGGCTTGACGAAACGAGAGCCCTTTAGCTACCGCTGTGCGCACATAATCACTGGCGAGATTTTCCAGCAAGCTGTTTTTCATCAGCATGGTCATCACAGCGAAACTGCCGACCAAATAGGTGGTCAACGGCAGTACCGCGTGCATAGCAATGTCGCGGATTTGTTCCACCCAAGACAAATCAGCAATGTCATCGCTAGCAAAGCCACCCAAAGGAAAAATTTCCCAATGCGAAGCAAAAACAGTGATCAAAATAATGCCGAGTACATAATTGGGGATCGCAAAACCTAAAAAAATGAGAGCAGCACTGAGATGATCAAAACGCGAATTGTGACGCAGAGCCTTAGCAATACCGAGGGGAATGCACACGGCATAAGTGATCAATAAAGAAAGCCCGCCGTAAAATAATGAGAGTGGCATGCGCGAAACAATCGTATCCCACACGGGTTCGCCGTAGCGGGTGGAATAACCAAGATCGAGTTGTAGCACGCGCCATAACCATTCTGCGTAACTGATGAGCAGTGGCTTATCAAAGCCATAGTAGGTTTTTAATTCCGCAAGTTGTTCTTCATCTAACGAGCCGCTGCTGTTGGCGCGGTCGCGCACAATATGTGCGCCTTCACCGCCGGCAAATTGCGCATCGGTCATCATTTTTTCTATTGGCCCGCCAGGGACAAAGCGGGTGAGGGTGAAAACAATCAGCGTGATGCCGAGTAATGTCGGAATAGTCAGCAATAAACGGCGCAGCAGATACGCAATCATTGCCGCCACTGCCTTGCGCGTGTGGGCTTTAGTTCAGCGTGGCTGGCGCGAAAGGGGTTGATGTCGAGGCCGCCGCGTCGCGTGAATCTGCCTTCAACGCTGAGTTTTTCTGGCGAGCAGTGTGTCCAAATATTGCAAAAAATACGCTCGACACACTGCTCGTGAAAACCTTGATGTAAACGGAATGAACATAAGTAGCGCAGCAGGTTTTCTTCGTTAATTGCTGCGCCGCAATAAGCAATACGCACGCTCGCCCAATCCGGTTGGCCGGTAACGGGGCAGTTGCTGCGCAGTAAATGGCTGATTAGGACTTGTTCCGTTGTTTTGCTTGTATCACAAGTGAGTAACGCAGAAGTAATTTCGTAGTGATTGATGGAAATATTGGCGTTATCAATACAGCGATCAGTCCACGGTTGGATTTGCAAACGGCTATCGCCTTGTGCTGCACAAAAAACCACTTGAACATTGCCGCCGACGATACTCGCCACATCGGCGGAAATTTTTTCGATCAATTCATTCGTATTTTCTAGGGCGGTTTGATTAAAACTGTTCAGATACAGCTTCAGCGATTTCGATTCAACGATATTTGCTGTCTGTGCACTGTAGTCGAGCAGAATGCAGCCGGCTTGCGGTTTGCCTTGTTGGTCTAGCCACGAAATTTCATAGCCAGTCCAGCTGTCTTCGCCAATAAAAGGCAGCGGTTTTTTGGCTGGCCAAAAATCGCGTGCAGCTTGTCGCGGCACAGCAACGAGTAAGCTCGGATCGTAATGATCGCTGTAGGTTGTGTGCTTGCCCAGAGGCAGCTGACTGTAATCCACAGTCATGCCTTAGCTCCGCAAGCCTTTGCTGCTGTTGAGCAAACGCAGGGCAACAACGCATGCGATACAGGAGAATAGAGCGATCATGCCGAGCGATGCAGAAACATTGACATCCGAAATGCCGAGCATGCCGTAGCGAAATGCATTCACCATGTAGAGAATTGGGTTGAGTTGCGATAAAGCCTTCCAAAATGGCGGCAGTAAATCAATGGAATAAAACACACCGCCAAGATATGTCAGTGGTGTTAAAACAAAAGTAGGGATGATAGAAATGTCATCAAAGTTTTTGGCGAAGATGGCATTGAGCAAACCTAAGAGTGAGAACAAAACGGAAGTGAGTAACACGGTGCTGATCATGATGAGTTAATGTTGTACATGCAGTTTGCTAAAAAATAACGACAGTATGGTGACAACAATACCTACGCAGATGCCGCGTGCCACGCCGCCTGCCACATAACCGGCAAGTATTGCCCAATTGGGAACGGGCGCTACCAGCAACTCCTCAATGCTGTGTTGAAACTTGTTGCTGAAAAAAGAGGAGACCACATTGCTATAGGAATTGGTTAGCACCGACATCATCACCAAGCCAGGTACCACAAACTGA
The DNA window shown above is from Cellvibrionales bacterium and carries:
- the cysZ gene encoding sulfate transporter CysZ; the protein is MTTQSKASSLEYLREGFRVFLHPELRAYAVIPLLINTLIFGGLFWWSLNLIGDLISSAINALPEWLDWLSWIMWPLAVMLVLIVAMYTFSTIANLLAAPFNGLLAEKAEALFTGVSPNSKETVWGACKQLPRIFMKELHKLGFQVKWLIALLILSLIPGLNIIAPLCWFIFSAWATALEYCDYPMDNHAYSFSQVREAAGTQRWSCFSFGALVMLGNMVPLLNLFMMPAAVCGATLLWVERLKDE
- a CDS encoding quinone-dependent dihydroorotate dehydrogenase — translated: MLYSLLRPLLFALDAEKAHHLTLESLRIAQACGVLGLYAGQPVADPAQVFGITFPNCVGLAAGLDKNADYIDALGALGFGFVEVGTVTPRPQVGNPQPRLFRAVAQRGIVNRMGFNNQGVEYLLKNIQRRTYRGVLGVNIGKNATTPVESALDDYLACLNTVYADCDYITVNLSSPNTPGLRDLQFGEPLKRLLEGLKNRQQQLSTEFGKYKPLLVKIAPDLADADIDDIAQTFLQMQIDGVIATNTTIEKSALRGTALAEEAGGLSGAPVYQKSTAVLRQLSQILDGKIPLIGVGGIENGAQAKEKLSAGAALVQLYSGLIYRGPELVRECATAVVGR
- a CDS encoding Bro-N domain-containing protein; this translates as MSNIKLFQSQEIRSHWDADKEQWYFSVIDIIQALTGNERPRKYWSDLKNKLKKEGSEVSDKIGQLKMLAPDGKSRLTDVADTEVLLRLIQSIPSPRAEPFKLWLAQVGYERLEENEDPELTIDRALETYLAKGYSREWINQRLQSIEVRKELTDEWEKRGVKKGQEFAMLTDEIIRAWSGMTTKEYKQFKSLKKESLRDNMTNLELVLNMLAEATTSEISKQKLPENLDESKTVARQGGSVAGNARKDIEARTGKKVITSKNAKQLGRMKNLGSPNK
- the rlmKL gene encoding bifunctional 23S rRNA (guanine(2069)-N(7))-methyltransferase RlmK/23S rRNA (guanine(2445)-N(2))-methyltransferase RlmL, with the translated sequence MKPLHFIATCARAQEPLLAQELEALFAQDVVAGDRIVSFSASPEVIYRVLLGTRIANRVLWPVCTVPANDGDEMYQALREYDWATLLKPHNTFCIDFIGESETIRNSMFGAMRVKDALVDSVRVGDARPSVVKDAPDIRFNTVLLSNEKQTDRVQVAVDLGNGSLHKRGYRQQAGEAPLKETVAAGMLLRAGWPAIAQAGGALFDPMCGSGTLLIEAALMAANIAPGVYREQWGVQHCPWHDEVLWKKIQADAKSRLLNVGAISMPKITGSDMLVQVVKKARENIERAGLSECISVDAEHLADSMPPRAKTGLLICNPPYGERLGDAAELPALYAMLGEKMSALHGWQAAVLTSEKSLAQAIGLRSHRSYRFDNGALACRLYLFELSDRNRFKAFDASAQHSAQEAVSEVEQLSDAARMLCNRLQKNAQKLRPWLKQSGVTCYRLYDADMPEYAFAIDVYTHAETGELHVHLQEYAPPKTVDESAAARRREETRLAVSAALKIPLSRVYGKNRERQRGEKKQYSKQEVVADTRFPVQENGHIFQINMQSYLDTGLFLDTRPVRQLVAEKAKGKDFLNLFSYTASATVYAAKGGARSSLSIDMSATYTDWARHHFASNDINTRKHQLLTADCLQWLEEADEQFDFIYLDPPTFSNSKRMHNTLDVQRDQVQLIGYALDLLSENGELIFVTNHQRFKLEEAIFIDHGWRPENITAQTLDVDFQRSKKIHQCWLFRRA
- the dusA gene encoding tRNA dihydrouridine(20/20a) synthase DusA, coding for MPKKNSAIRKLSVAPMIDVTDKHFRYLARLLTKHTLLYTEMITTHAILHGKTDHLLAFHNVEHPVALQLGGADPAQLRDSSVIAAQYQYDELNLNCGCPSDRVQSGAFGACLMSTPILVRDCLRAMADDGSVPVTLKCRTGIDQQDSFDDFLYFIDTATDSPCNTVIVHARNAWLHGLSPKENREIPPLKYDWVYRLKELRPELTIAINGGIATLAEAKNHLQYVDSAMMGRAAWHNTYFLAEADAVLFDDQHEIANRIRITQQYAAYCAEQHAQGVSLSMLTRHLLGLWHNVAGSRQFRRHISENAHKKGATVAVIHDALHLLDKHHSRATE
- a CDS encoding DUF2062 domain-containing protein produces the protein MAKKIFKRFTTEGQKLLSSGKLAVLGNRIHDPNLWHLNRNSVARAFFAGLFAGFAFILFPFQMLIAAIIAIWLRGNLPISVGLVWVSNPLTSPPILYAALKIGSFFIPNTVNFDLNALLSFDWSHDSLLSEATNLFRIIKDTWRPLLLGSFIIGTAFGISGYFAVQLFWRWHVIRTWNKRQLDRIRKR